In one Crocinitomicaceae bacterium genomic region, the following are encoded:
- a CDS encoding DUF4270 family protein has product MTEKIEINHRRKVTQLSAVFFVAILALVSCKKDPTNLGDSLQEASLGEVFTDTLSIITYSEITDSLETDETSVNLLGSYIDPVFGQVDCGIVTQMRLSSASPAFGDIGTLVMDSVVLSLRYTSIKYYGNLDPVKVEVYEIGDALSRDEDYYNFTSPTIVGSNLVESGYEIVTPDVVADKIVGNDTLPAHFRVRLDPSFGMDMVNANASGNMATQDAFLNFFKGLYIKVDGSALSTGQGTVLYFVLENSLSNVTMYFHDSGDNIAKEFTFEFNSEGARYNDIKFDRSGTIVEEVLADSTKGAEQFFLQGSSMRAIVYIPYLMNLNKDSLGNSDPKIINKAELVLPIQDFTTDPFDPSTQLFIAKMIDGSTSTTTLDYPATQSGLQTVSYDEDTKSFRFLITREIQAMLNGERDYTGFRIYSPSYFGSTIERIVFNGSGTSLKDKPRIEITYTTY; this is encoded by the coding sequence ATGACTGAAAAAATTGAAATAAATCACCGGCGGAAGGTTACTCAACTTTCCGCTGTTTTTTTTGTAGCTATACTTGCCCTTGTTTCTTGTAAAAAAGATCCCACTAATTTAGGTGACAGCCTGCAAGAAGCTTCTTTAGGAGAGGTGTTTACTGATACCCTATCTATTATTACCTATTCTGAAATCACAGATAGTTTAGAGACCGATGAAACCTCTGTCAATTTATTGGGCTCATACATTGATCCGGTTTTTGGTCAAGTTGACTGCGGTATTGTTACTCAAATGAGACTTAGTTCTGCTTCCCCAGCGTTTGGTGATATAGGAACTTTAGTAATGGATTCAGTGGTGCTTTCATTGCGTTACACTAGCATTAAGTACTACGGTAATCTTGATCCCGTTAAGGTAGAGGTATACGAAATTGGCGATGCCCTTTCACGTGATGAAGATTATTACAATTTCACCAGCCCCACTATTGTTGGTAGCAATTTGGTAGAATCCGGTTATGAAATTGTCACCCCTGACGTGGTGGCAGATAAAATTGTTGGTAATGATACCTTGCCCGCTCATTTTCGTGTGAGGTTAGATCCGTCATTTGGCATGGACATGGTGAACGCCAATGCCTCAGGCAATATGGCAACACAAGATGCGTTTCTAAATTTTTTCAAAGGTCTTTATATTAAAGTTGACGGCAGCGCTTTATCTACCGGACAAGGAACCGTTTTGTACTTTGTTCTTGAAAATTCTCTTTCAAACGTTACTATGTATTTTCATGACAGCGGAGATAACATTGCTAAAGAATTCACCTTCGAATTTAATAGTGAAGGAGCACGATACAATGATATAAAATTTGATCGCAGCGGAACCATTGTTGAAGAAGTTTTGGCAGATTCAACCAAGGGGGCTGAACAATTTTTCTTGCAAGGGAGTTCTATGCGCGCTATTGTATATATTCCATACCTAATGAACCTGAACAAAGATTCACTCGGAAACTCAGATCCAAAAATTATCAATAAAGCTGAGCTTGTTTTGCCAATACAAGATTTTACAACTGATCCGTTTGATCCATCAACCCAATTATTCATTGCAAAAATGATTGATGGTTCAACTTCAACTACTACGCTTGATTATCCGGCTACACAAAGTGGCTTACAAACAGTTTCGTATGATGAAGACACTAAATCATTCCGATTTTTAATCACACGAGAAATACAAGCCATGCTTAATGGAGAAAGAGACTATACAGGTTTTAGAATTTATAGCCCCAGTTATTTTGGCTCAACTATTGAGCGTATTGTTTTCAACGGGTCAGGCACAAGCTTGAAAGACAAACCAAGAATTGAAATAACATACACTACTTACTAG
- the glmS gene encoding glutamine--fructose-6-phosphate transaminase (isomerizing) has product MCGIVGYIGNKKAYPVLIKGLSRLEYRGYDSAGVAMLEDGKNLNVYKRQGKVQDLVAFCEGKSTNGNIGIGHTRWATHGLPNDVNAHPHYAGDGSMVLVHNGIIENYDVLKKELIKRGHVFKSETDTEVLVHLIEEIRNKYKVDLTEALRMALNEVHGAYAIVILSKEEPNKLIAAKKSSPLVVGLGEDEYYLASDATPIIEYTKNVVYLEDEQIAIVDRKDGLRIISIHNKEISPEITELQMQLEELERGGFDHFMLKEIYEQPRAIHDSFRGRLTAKEGWITLGGMKEYEDKIADANRILIIACGTSWHAGLVGEYYIEDLARIPVEVEYASEFRYRNPIIRKDDVVIAISQSGETADTLAALKMAKDLGATILGIVNVVGSSISRITHGGSYTHAGPEIGVASTKAFTTQVTLLAMLAMMLGKKRGTISPTRFQSLLDEMEALPKKIEKLLERNEHIKTIATQYKDAHNALYLGRGSSFPIALEGALKLKEISYIHAEGYPAAEMKHGPIALIDENMPVFVIATKGPNYEKVVSNIQEVKARKGRIIAIVTEGDSVVKNLAEDIIEIPDADEILVPILATIPFQLISYHIAVLRGCNVDQPRNLAKSVTVE; this is encoded by the coding sequence ATGTGTGGAATAGTTGGATACATCGGAAATAAAAAAGCATATCCTGTTTTAATAAAAGGACTAAGCCGACTTGAATATCGTGGATATGACAGTGCAGGCGTTGCCATGCTTGAGGATGGAAAAAATCTCAACGTATATAAACGCCAGGGAAAAGTGCAAGATCTTGTTGCATTTTGTGAAGGAAAATCAACCAACGGTAATATTGGCATTGGTCACACGCGCTGGGCTACACATGGATTGCCTAATGATGTGAATGCACATCCGCATTACGCCGGAGATGGAAGCATGGTATTAGTTCACAACGGAATCATTGAAAATTATGATGTTCTCAAAAAAGAGTTGATCAAACGCGGACATGTTTTCAAATCAGAAACTGATACTGAAGTTCTGGTACATTTAATTGAAGAAATTCGCAACAAATATAAAGTTGATTTGACTGAAGCATTGCGCATGGCCCTGAATGAAGTGCACGGTGCATACGCCATTGTAATTCTTTCTAAAGAAGAGCCCAATAAACTCATAGCCGCTAAAAAAAGTAGTCCGCTTGTTGTTGGTTTAGGTGAAGATGAATACTATTTGGCGTCAGATGCAACACCCATAATTGAGTACACTAAAAACGTGGTGTACTTAGAAGATGAACAAATAGCCATCGTTGACCGCAAAGATGGTTTGCGCATTATCAGTATTCACAATAAAGAAATTTCACCTGAAATAACCGAGTTGCAAATGCAGCTTGAAGAACTGGAACGTGGAGGATTTGATCATTTCATGCTAAAAGAAATTTATGAACAGCCACGCGCTATTCATGACAGTTTCAGAGGACGCCTAACCGCAAAAGAAGGATGGATTACCCTGGGTGGAATGAAAGAGTATGAAGATAAAATTGCTGACGCAAATCGCATTCTGATTATTGCTTGTGGCACATCATGGCATGCCGGTTTGGTGGGTGAATATTATATTGAAGATCTTGCGCGCATACCTGTTGAGGTAGAATATGCCAGTGAATTTAGATATCGCAATCCAATCATACGAAAAGACGATGTAGTGATTGCCATTTCACAATCAGGTGAAACAGCCGATACACTTGCCGCATTAAAAATGGCAAAAGATTTAGGCGCAACCATTTTGGGTATTGTAAATGTTGTTGGCTCATCTATTTCAAGAATCACCCACGGCGGCTCATATACCCACGCCGGACCGGAGATTGGAGTAGCATCAACAAAAGCTTTTACCACACAAGTGACATTGCTTGCCATGCTTGCCATGATGTTAGGTAAAAAACGTGGAACTATTTCTCCTACCCGTTTTCAATCATTGTTAGATGAAATGGAAGCGCTTCCAAAAAAAATTGAAAAACTGCTTGAACGCAATGAGCATATTAAAACAATTGCAACACAATACAAAGACGCACACAACGCACTGTATTTAGGGCGCGGAAGCTCATTCCCTATTGCACTTGAAGGGGCGCTTAAGCTAAAAGAAATTTCATACATACACGCTGAAGGATATCCAGCCGCAGAAATGAAACACGGACCTATTGCACTCATTGATGAAAATATGCCGGTGTTTGTTATTGCAACCAAAGGACCTAATTATGAAAAAGTAGTTTCAAATATTCAGGAAGTAAAAGCCCGCAAAGGAAGAATCATTGCTATTGTTACCGAAGGAGACAGTGTAGTAAAAAATCTTGCTGAAGACATTATTGAAATACCTGATGCTGACGAAATTTTGGTTCCTATATTAGCCACCATTCCATTTCAATTAATCTCATATCACATTGCCGTATTGCGAGGCTGCAATGTAGATCAACCAAGAAATTTAGCCAAATCAGTTACGGTAGAGTAA
- a CDS encoding T9SS type A sorting domain-containing protein has product MFVRTILVYLLICFAECSAQELYFDWAFGLNGYDDQQVNDLCVLPDGSIIVAGGFYGSMDADPADGTTMIDANGIMDGYVARYSYEGNLLWVKQIRGFTSGFVPYNWIGGAAYDDSWNIYLTGSFLSSADFNPGSLNYTITPEGEQDAFILKLDSAGNFVWVKTYGGPGMTRVIGSAIHVSESHLLVTGNFIGTSDLNPGSGSNYTSVGYSPYVSKFNLNGEYLWTKVLPETGAGIENTSYDILELENGDIVLGGSLETGIDYDPGSGDYTLYCAGLYPDMWVAKLDANGNFIWAKRFGGAQLDSFHSFCSDESNNIYVAGGFRGTGDYDPSSNEYLITPVDWVDIVYFKLSDAGELVWINTIGGLDTDLAYDIICVDDSVLFLSGTFANEADFDPGVGITNLNAEDGNGFLQKTSTNGTVHWTINQPCGHLFSQNSILYTSGSFYDTISFFNLSSVNHQITSYYTSDIFLSKYKLDSTIHEGPPPPPSMDSVYFTNFNVYPNPVATDLYIEIPSEIAGGIIRIYNDAGEIISEIEFLENHFVTIPVTQFSAGVLFIEIETDVQIFRQKVVIIASE; this is encoded by the coding sequence ATGTTTGTTCGCACAATTCTCGTTTACTTATTGATTTGCTTCGCTGAATGCTCGGCGCAAGAATTATATTTTGATTGGGCATTTGGGCTGAATGGATACGATGATCAACAGGTAAATGACCTGTGCGTTTTGCCTGATGGAAGTATTATTGTTGCGGGCGGATTTTATGGATCTATGGATGCAGACCCAGCCGATGGAACCACGATGATTGATGCCAACGGAATCATGGATGGTTATGTAGCTCGCTATAGTTATGAAGGCAACCTGTTGTGGGTAAAACAAATCAGAGGATTCACAAGTGGTTTTGTTCCTTACAACTGGATTGGTGGGGCGGCTTATGATGATTCATGGAATATTTATTTGACGGGATCATTTTTGAGCTCAGCTGATTTTAACCCGGGATCATTAAATTACACCATTACCCCTGAAGGAGAACAGGACGCATTTATTTTGAAATTAGATTCTGCCGGAAATTTTGTTTGGGTTAAAACCTATGGAGGACCAGGCATGACACGCGTAATTGGTTCAGCAATTCATGTGTCAGAATCTCATCTTTTGGTAACCGGTAATTTCATTGGAACAAGCGATTTAAATCCGGGAAGCGGAAGCAATTATACTTCTGTCGGATACAGCCCGTACGTATCAAAATTTAATTTAAACGGAGAATATCTCTGGACAAAAGTATTGCCTGAAACTGGCGCCGGAATTGAAAACACTTCATATGATATACTTGAGTTAGAAAATGGTGACATTGTGTTAGGCGGTAGCTTGGAAACGGGCATAGATTATGATCCGGGCAGCGGCGATTACACACTCTATTGCGCGGGCCTTTACCCTGATATGTGGGTGGCAAAACTTGATGCGAATGGAAATTTTATCTGGGCAAAAAGATTTGGTGGCGCCCAACTAGATTCCTTTCATAGTTTTTGTAGTGATGAATCAAACAATATTTATGTAGCAGGAGGATTTCGCGGAACGGGAGACTATGATCCCTCTTCTAATGAATATCTCATTACACCTGTTGACTGGGTGGATATTGTTTATTTCAAATTAAGTGATGCCGGCGAACTTGTTTGGATCAATACAATTGGTGGGCTTGATACTGATTTGGCGTATGACATTATTTGTGTTGATGATTCTGTTTTATTTCTGTCAGGAACATTTGCTAATGAGGCAGACTTTGATCCTGGGGTTGGAATAACAAATCTGAATGCTGAAGACGGAAATGGTTTTCTCCAAAAAACTTCAACAAACGGAACAGTGCATTGGACAATCAATCAGCCTTGCGGACATTTATTTTCACAAAACTCTATCCTTTACACATCAGGAAGTTTCTATGATACCATTTCATTTTTTAATTTATCCTCGGTTAATCATCAAATTACTTCATACTACACGTCAGACATTTTTTTAAGCAAATACAAGTTGGACTCAACAATACATGAAGGCCCTCCTCCACCACCAAGCATGGATAGCGTCTATTTTACGAATTTCAACGTATATCCAAACCCGGTTGCTACTGATCTTTATATTGAAATACCTTCAGAGATTGCGGGCGGCATAATCAGAATTTACAATGATGCCGGAGAAATAATTTCGGAAATTGAATTTCTAGAAAATCATTTTGTAACTATTCCGGTGACTCAGTTTTCAGCCGGTGTTTTATTTATTGAAATAGAAACTGATGTTCAGATTTTTCGGCAGAAAGTTGTGATAATTGCTTCAGAATGA
- a CDS encoding pantoate--beta-alanine ligase, with translation MQKIDHSSALQLALTTFKGANPKGLIGFVPTMGALHQGHIKLIQEARKKTDLVVCSIFVNPTQFNNATDLARYPRTLEADLLLLEQAQCDIVYFPTVDDVYPKGTGENYEIDFFGLDTVMEGKFRPGHFKGVARVVHRFFDLVKPDFAFFGCKDFQQVAIIKHLIKVKNIAVQIEEVLTERSPEGLALSSRNMLLTDEQRRDALIIFQTLSLAHELVKTERHTEKLRDKLISFFNSGKLKLEYLEIVENNSLQTPEIIESNCTCCIAAFCGEVRLIDNMSIA, from the coding sequence GTGCAAAAAATTGATCATTCTTCAGCGCTTCAACTGGCGCTTACCACGTTTAAGGGCGCTAACCCAAAGGGTTTAATTGGCTTTGTGCCCACCATGGGAGCTTTACATCAAGGCCATATAAAATTAATACAAGAAGCCCGAAAAAAAACTGATTTGGTGGTATGTTCTATTTTTGTAAACCCTACACAGTTTAATAACGCAACTGATCTGGCTCGTTACCCGCGTACACTGGAGGCCGACTTGCTTCTGCTTGAACAGGCCCAATGTGACATCGTTTATTTTCCAACGGTTGATGATGTGTATCCAAAGGGCACCGGTGAGAATTATGAAATTGATTTTTTTGGTTTGGACACCGTAATGGAAGGAAAATTCAGACCGGGTCATTTTAAAGGAGTAGCAAGAGTTGTGCACCGTTTTTTTGATTTGGTAAAACCTGATTTTGCTTTTTTTGGTTGTAAAGATTTTCAACAAGTAGCTATTATAAAACATTTGATAAAAGTTAAAAACATTGCCGTGCAAATAGAGGAGGTTCTCACTGAACGCTCACCTGAAGGATTAGCACTTAGTTCGCGCAATATGCTTTTAACAGATGAACAACGACGAGATGCCTTGATCATTTTTCAAACTCTATCGCTTGCGCATGAGTTGGTAAAAACTGAAAGGCATACTGAAAAGCTGAGAGACAAATTAATTTCTTTTTTCAACAGCGGAAAACTCAAACTTGAATATCTGGAAATAGTTGAAAACAATTCTCTGCAAACTCCTGAAATAATAGAGTCAAATTGCACTTGCTGCATTGCTGCTTTCTGCGGTGAAGTGAGGTTAATTGACAATATGTCTATTGCATAA
- a CDS encoding sensor histidine kinase, which yields MLKRFILCFVFFKAAIGFAFETDFADSLFQIATVKKNKQTIEFMLANFYPVFVLNYDDGKKWMTTCLSYAHKSGDQELIGRSYLNLGMTDYMRGDYPQCLANYQQALNIFEETENKKYLGRTYNEFSVYWRKQKQFDKAISCLDKSYQLCKECADTGCIETSLNNRAVVYEMSGNYNAAIVYYKKAEEIALSSQNKTGLAYIYADCAECYRLNGNLDSSMIQINRSIALMHELNNMQGLGLNLINKAALQIQLENFNEGIQTYLACIELAQNLRYTDLLKNAHYQLGKAYAEVNDFENSFYHIERSHFLRDSLLNEDKMKSLSEMEVKYETEKIENNLLAEQQDHIETELTLANRTKWFGAIAGVLISLIFLGLFLYQRKLRLTQAEKDQAVIHEREKGLQAVIDATEDERKRIARELHDGIGQQMSGLKLAWQNLTNKAENLSAEEKMKLNELTKILDQTSAEVRIISHQMLPKVLESFGLIPALEGMLESALKYAHLKYTFEHHNFDQRLPEKTELVLFRVSQELVNNAIKHADADLLTIQLFKRAKQIILLVEDNGKGFSVVEKNEGHGLLNIKSRLNTVNGTVQFENGDPHGIIVTIRIPVS from the coding sequence ATGCTCAAAAGATTTATTCTCTGTTTTGTTTTTTTCAAAGCGGCCATTGGTTTTGCTTTTGAAACGGATTTTGCTGATAGTCTTTTTCAAATTGCAACGGTAAAAAAAAACAAACAGACCATTGAATTCATGCTGGCAAATTTTTACCCTGTTTTTGTATTGAACTATGATGATGGTAAAAAGTGGATGACTACTTGTTTGTCGTATGCGCATAAAAGCGGAGATCAAGAATTGATTGGACGCAGTTATTTGAATTTGGGAATGACTGATTATATGCGGGGAGACTATCCTCAATGTCTTGCAAACTATCAACAGGCATTGAATATTTTTGAGGAGACCGAGAATAAAAAATATCTTGGCCGAACGTACAATGAATTTTCTGTTTACTGGAGAAAACAAAAACAATTTGACAAGGCCATATCATGTCTTGATAAATCATACCAACTCTGCAAAGAATGTGCTGATACCGGATGCATTGAAACATCACTTAATAATAGAGCTGTGGTTTATGAAATGTCTGGCAATTACAATGCAGCAATTGTATACTATAAAAAAGCTGAGGAGATTGCCTTAAGCAGTCAAAACAAAACCGGGCTGGCTTATATCTATGCTGATTGTGCTGAGTGCTACCGACTCAATGGGAATTTAGATTCTTCCATGATTCAGATTAACCGCTCCATTGCGCTCATGCATGAACTTAATAATATGCAGGGCCTGGGACTAAATCTCATTAATAAAGCTGCCCTACAAATTCAACTTGAAAATTTTAATGAAGGCATCCAAACCTATTTGGCCTGTATTGAGCTTGCGCAAAATTTACGATATACTGATTTACTCAAGAATGCACATTATCAGCTTGGAAAAGCCTATGCTGAAGTAAATGATTTTGAAAACTCATTCTATCATATTGAACGTAGCCATTTTTTAAGAGATAGTTTATTGAATGAAGATAAAATGAAATCGCTCTCTGAAATGGAGGTGAAGTATGAGACTGAAAAAATAGAAAATAATTTATTGGCTGAGCAGCAAGATCATATTGAAACAGAACTTACGTTGGCCAATAGAACAAAATGGTTTGGTGCAATTGCGGGCGTATTGATATCACTGATATTTCTTGGATTATTTCTTTACCAAAGAAAATTAAGGTTGACTCAAGCTGAAAAAGATCAAGCCGTGATCCATGAAAGAGAAAAAGGTTTGCAAGCTGTGATTGATGCAACTGAAGATGAAAGAAAAAGAATCGCTCGCGAGCTGCATGACGGAATTGGACAGCAAATGAGCGGTTTAAAACTTGCCTGGCAAAACCTTACCAATAAAGCCGAAAATTTGTCTGCAGAAGAAAAGATGAAATTAAATGAATTGACAAAAATATTAGATCAAACATCTGCAGAAGTGCGCATCATATCACATCAAATGTTACCAAAGGTGCTTGAGAGTTTTGGCTTGATTCCGGCCCTGGAAGGCATGCTTGAATCAGCATTGAAATATGCCCATTTGAAATATACCTTTGAGCATCACAATTTTGATCAAAGATTACCTGAAAAAACAGAGTTGGTATTGTTCCGCGTCAGTCAAGAGCTAGTCAATAACGCAATTAAACACGCAGACGCCGATTTGCTGACCATACAATTGTTCAAGCGCGCCAAACAAATCATTCTTTTAGTTGAAGACAATGGAAAGGGATTTTCAGTGGTAGAAAAAAATGAAGGACACGGCTTATTGAACATTAAATCGAGATTAAACACGGTCAACGGCACAGTTCAGTTTGAAAATGGTGATCCACATGGAATAATTGTTACTATCAGAATACCGGTCTCATAA
- a CDS encoding glycogen/starch synthase, which yields MEKKRVLFISQEISPFLTGSEISSITRKLPQGIQEAGKEIRAFMPRYGCINERRHQLHEVIRLSGMNLIINDVDHPLIIKVASVPQAKIQVYFIDNDDFFRRKTTVCDEKGNFHADNDERAMFFGRGVLETVKKLGWKPDIIHCHGWMTALTPLYIKKIYNNDPHFADTKVVYSIYNDGFNKNWDTKFYEKLKFDGFDDATIAPLKKTDFNVLNEAAIKVSDGVVQGSAEISPEMTKLIRKAGVPFLEYYSEESFVKPMDEFYDQIIEELVV from the coding sequence ATGGAAAAGAAAAGAGTACTATTTATCTCTCAGGAAATCTCCCCTTTTTTAACTGGTTCTGAAATCTCAAGTATAACACGAAAACTTCCGCAAGGTATACAGGAAGCCGGCAAAGAAATCCGCGCTTTTATGCCTCGTTATGGATGTATCAATGAGCGCAGACATCAATTACATGAGGTGATTCGTTTATCAGGTATGAACCTCATCATCAATGACGTGGATCACCCTTTGATAATTAAAGTGGCCTCAGTGCCTCAAGCTAAAATTCAGGTTTACTTCATTGATAATGATGATTTCTTTCGTCGCAAAACAACCGTGTGTGATGAAAAAGGAAATTTTCATGCAGACAACGACGAGCGCGCCATGTTTTTTGGACGCGGAGTTTTAGAAACAGTAAAAAAATTAGGCTGGAAACCGGATATCATTCACTGTCACGGCTGGATGACGGCACTCACCCCCTTGTATATCAAAAAGATTTACAACAACGACCCGCATTTTGCAGATACCAAGGTGGTATACTCAATATACAACGATGGCTTTAACAAAAATTGGGACACCAAGTTTTATGAAAAGCTTAAATTTGACGGCTTTGACGATGCCACCATTGCGCCTTTGAAAAAAACTGATTTCAATGTGCTCAATGAAGCGGCAATTAAAGTTTCTGATGGTGTTGTTCAGGGTAGCGCTGAAATTAGTCCGGAAATGACTAAACTCATTCGCAAGGCCGGAGTTCCTTTCCTTGAATACTATTCTGAAGAATCTTTCGTTAAGCCAATGGATGAGTTTTACGACCAGATTATAGAAGAACTAGTAGTTTAA
- a CDS encoding response regulator transcription factor, which produces MPDKKRILLVDDHQLIIDGIRGFIEHDGRYQVIGEANDGHDAIRLADVLNPHVILMDIEMPGLSGIAACEEIKRKFPQVKVIIISMHNDKELIKKLIGLGADGYLLKNSQQTEVLDAITKVLNNQSYFSNDVTLSLLDKTIKNHSESNTTTDLSELTERETEILKLVAEGMTNKEIGDELNISHRTVDTHRTNLMKKLDVTNVAGLIRLAYKNNLLK; this is translated from the coding sequence ATGCCCGATAAAAAAAGAATTCTACTGGTTGATGACCACCAGTTGATCATTGATGGCATACGCGGATTTATTGAACACGACGGACGCTATCAAGTGATTGGTGAAGCCAATGATGGTCATGATGCCATCAGGCTGGCTGATGTATTGAATCCACACGTGATTTTGATGGATATTGAAATGCCCGGTCTCAGCGGTATTGCCGCTTGTGAAGAAATTAAAAGAAAATTTCCTCAAGTGAAAGTCATCATTATCTCAATGCATAATGATAAAGAACTTATTAAAAAACTGATTGGGCTTGGGGCTGACGGGTATCTTCTGAAAAACTCACAACAAACTGAAGTGCTGGACGCCATCACCAAAGTATTGAATAATCAATCATATTTCTCTAATGATGTTACTCTGTCATTGCTTGACAAAACAATTAAAAATCACAGTGAATCTAACACCACAACTGATTTGAGTGAGTTAACTGAAAGAGAAACGGAAATTCTCAAATTGGTTGCTGAAGGAATGACAAACAAAGAAATCGGGGATGAATTAAACATCTCGCATCGCACGGTTGACACGCACCGCACCAATCTGATGAAAAAATTAGATGTTACAAATGTGGCCGGACTTATTCGGTTGGCGTATAAAAACAATCTCTTGAAATAA